A genome region from Accipiter gentilis chromosome 13, bAccGen1.1, whole genome shotgun sequence includes the following:
- the LOC126045177 gene encoding fibrinogen-like protein 1, giving the protein MSVTMPWLLLLLLLVSFGSPAPRFSEKDICLLDNNKLRQRLKLLQDLFYLYELQLKDILENTYHRTKSGLFAGNRSMQHEMLLPTTSGNLIVYDQDCSAVYHRKKTQTGYYRIRPRADREPFLAFCDMSDGGGWTVIQRRSNGKENFNRKWDDYKLGFGKFQGKNDEYWLGNDHIYDLLARGESSLKIDLMDWQGERRYAVYENFQLANEQDNYRLWFGTYSGNAGDALSGGSNFEDQWSASHRGMQFTTSDKDHDRFLAGNCASENKGGWWFNRCHAVNLNGWYYRTGRYNGSHDNGIVWSTWHGMWYSLKYSAMKIRPPFFVDRESGDGENSQGS; this is encoded by the exons ATGAGTGTAACgatgccctggctgctgctgctgcttctcctggtcAGCTTCGGCTCACCTGCACCCAGGTTTTCG GAAAAAGATATCTGCCTCCTAGACAACAATAAATTAAGACAAAGGTTGAAACTGCTTCAAGACTTGTTTTACTTATATGAACTGCAACTGAAGGACATCCTGGAGAACACGTACCACAGAACAAAAAGCGGGCTGTTCGCAGGCAACAGGAGCATGCAGCATGAGATGCTTTTACCCACAACCAGTGGAAATTTGATAGTCTATGACCAAG ATTGCTCTGCAGTGTATCATCGGAAAAAGACCCAAACCGGCTACTATCGGATCAGGCCCAGAGCAGACCGAGAGCCTTTCCTGGCATTCTGTGACATGTCTGACGGCGGCGGGTGGACGGTCATTCAGCGGCGGAGTAACGGCAAGGAGAATTTCAACAG GAAATGGGATGATTACAAACTGGGATTTGGGAAATTTCAGGGCAAGAATGATGAGTACTGGCTGGGCAACGACCACATCTATGACCTGCTCGCTAGAG GAGAGAGCTCATTAAAGATTGACTTGATGGACTGGCAGGGGGAAAGACGTTATGCAGTCTATGAAAATTTCCAGCTTGCCAATGAGCAG GACAATTACAGGTTATGGTTCGGCACCTATTCTGGTAATGCTGGCGACGCTCTGTCTGGTGGGAGCAATTTTGAAGATCAGTGGTCAGCCTCTCACAGAGGGATGCAGTTCACCACATCTGACAAGGACCACGATCGATTCCTGGCAGGCAACTGTGCGTCAGAGAACAAGGGCGGTTGGTGGTTTAACAG GTGCCATGCTGTAAACCTCAATGGATGGTACTACAGAACAGGAAGGTACAATGGATCCCATGACAATGGCATAGTGTGGTCCACGTGGCATGGGATGTGGTACTCGCTAAAATACTCGGCCATGAAAATCAGGCCTCCGTTCTTTGTTgacagagagagtggagacggtgagaacagtcagggcagctga